The window AAGGCGCCGAGCGGGGAGAATTCAGCTTAATCATCATTGATGAGGCGCAAGACCTGTCCATGGGCGTCCTGGAACAACTGCGCATCCTCTCCAATCTCGAGACCGCCAAGAAGAAGCTGCTCCAGTTCATCCTTGTCGGCCAGCTCGAGCTCGCGCAGAAACTTCGCCTGCCGGGATTGCGGCAACTAAACCAGAGAATCACCATCCGCTACGCGCTCAAGCCCCTCTCGAAACAGGACATGGTCCAGTACATCGATCACCGTCTTTCCGTCGCGGGTTCAAAAAAGAGAGTGGGGTTCACCAACGGGGCCCTGCGGAGTATCTATTCGAACTCCAAAGGCTACCCGAGGCTGATTAACATCATTTGCGACCGCTCGCTCCTTGCCGGGTACAGCCAGCGAACCCGGCTCGTCACCGGGAGCATGGTGCGCAGTGCTGCCCGCGGCATCCGGTGGAAGCGGCAGCGGATCAAGATTCGCTTTGTCGGGTCGAAGAAGCTGATAGTTCCGATTGCCGCATTGCTGGCCTTGGCACTGCTGGCGGCCCTGTTCTTCTGGATCCGGCATGGCTCATTGCCGGATCTCAGTGCCAATTTCTCAAGAGCTTTATCCTGGTCCTCACTAGCTCTGGCAAATTTGCGACGCTGAAACAGCATCGGAAAACCCCTGTTGTCCGGCACTAACCTTTTTAGATTGTAGGAATTGGCGGAAGATCCGCACGCTTTATTTTCGATTGCAACCGCATCCTCACCATGTTATTATCTGCGTTTGTCTAGTCGATTTGCTGGAGGTTGTCTTGTCGCTCACGAGGGAAAAGAAGACCGGGATTGTCGACGCCTATCGCACCCACAGTACTGATACCGGGTCGCCTGAAGTTCAGATTGCCATTCTGAGCGAAAGGATCGCCTACCTGACGGAGCATTTCAAAGTGCACGCCAAGGATCATCATTCCCGCAGAGGATTGCTGAAAATGGTCGGCAAAAGGCGTCGCCTGCTGGATTATCTCAAATCAAAGGATATCAATCGTTACCGAACCGTGATCGAACGGCTCGGGATGCGCAAATAGGAATGCACAATTGCTGTGCCGGTCCCGCGTGGAAGCGGCCGAACCGGGTCTCGGACCCGCCCTGCCCTATCTCGTATAGACTCACGGAACGTCACGGAAAAGGACTTGAGGCATCGTTGCGAAGCCATCGAACGTTCCTATGCCTTAACCGGGCCAATCAGATCAAAGGCGCCGGTCAGTTCTTTATCTCCATCTCTGTAGCGAGCAGGCAGGAGTGTCGGTTCGACGCGCTTTTGGGGTCCGGCAATAACCGGAGCAAGGTGGGAAATGGGTTATGAGTTATGAGTTAACGACTATCTGTTGCCATCGATAGTCTTTAACCCGTGACTCATAATCATAATTCCTGAATCTCCAAGCCCACCAAACTCGAGCAAGCAGGCATCTCATTCTAGGAGGAACAGTCATGAAGTATAGAGTTGCCACCGAGATCGGTGGACTGGAATTCAGTATCGAAATGGGCAAAGTTGCCACACAGGCAGACGGTGCAGCTTATGTCAGTTACGGTGACACGGTTGTGCTCGCCACCGCCTGCGCTTTGAAGGAACCCCGTGAAGGGGTCGATTTTTTCCCCCTCACGGTGGACTATCGCGAGAACACATATGCGGCGGGGAAGATCCCCGGCGGATTCTTCAAGCGCGAGGGGAGGCCGAGTGAGAAGGAAATTCTCACGTCGCGGTTGATCGACCGCCCGTTGCGGCCGCTGTTTCCCGAAGGCTACTGCAGCGAAGTTCAGGTCATAGCCCTGGTGCTTTCGGCCGACAAGGAAAATGATCCCGATGTGATGAGCATTACGGGTGCCTCAACGGCCTTGTACTGCTCGCCGATTCCCTTCAACGACCCGATCGCTGGGGTGCGCGTGGGGCTGATGGACGGACAGTTGGTGGCCAACCCGCCCTTCACCAAGCTCAAGGACAGCAGCCTGAACCTGATCGTGGCCGGCACTGAGGATGCGATCGTCATGGTCGAGGCAGGGGCGCAGCAGATCACGGAAGAGACCATGATTGAGGCGCTCGATTTTGCCCACGACAACATCCGCAAGCTGATCGCCCTGCAGAAGGAATTGTACGCGATGATTCAGCCGGTGAAGCGCGAGATCGTCAAGCCGGTTCTGGATCAGGCCGAATACGCACGCATCGAGCAGGCCTACGGTCAGGCGATCTCCGACGCGCTGCATATCAAAGGGAAGCTCAACAGCTACGGCAGGCTGGACGAAATCTCCAAGGAAATCGTCAGTCCCATACCCGAAGAAGAAGAGGAGCGCCGATCCCAGGCCAGCGCCATCTTCCAGCACATCATGGAGAAGATCTTTCGCAAGGAGATCCTCAGTGACAGGATCCGGCCGGATGGCCGCCGCTTTGACGAAATCCGCCCGATCACCATCGAGGTGGGATTGCTGCCTCGGACTCACGGTTCTGCCCTGTTCACACGTGGCGAAACCCAGGCGCTGGTGACGGCGACATTGGGGACAGCTGACGACGAGCAGCGCATGGATACGCTCGAAGGCGAATCGTTCAAGCGCTTCATGCTGCACTACAACTTCCCGCCTTTCAGCGTCGGTGAAGTCAAGCCACTGCGCGGTCCCGGACGGCGCGAGATCGGCCATGGAGCCCTGGCCGAAAGGAGCATCCTCCCTGTTATGCCGGTCGAAGAGGCCTTTCCCTACACGGTGCGGGTCGTTTCGGACATCCTGGAGAGCAACGGCTCATCTTCGATGGCTACGATCTGCGGCGGCATTCTGGCGCTCATGGATGCCGGCGTGCCGATTGCCTCTCCGGTGGCGGGCGTGGCCATGGGATTGGTCAAGGAAGGCGACAAATATGCGGTGCTGACAGACATCGCCGGGGCCGAAGACCACTACGGAGACATGGACTTCAAGGTCGCGGGGACTGCCAAGGGGATCACCGGCCTGCAAATGGACATCAAGATCGGGGGCATTACCCGCCAGATTATGGCCGAGGCCCTGGCTCAGGCCAAGGAGGGGCGCCTTTTCATTCTGCAGCGCATGGTTGACGCACTGGGCGCGCCGCGCTCCGAGATCTCCACCTATGCGCCCCGCATCATCACGATCCAGATTCCAAAGGACAAGATCGGTGGCGTGATCGGCAGCGGCGGCAAGACCATTCGCGGGATTATCGAGCAGACCGGCGTGAAGATCGACATCGAGGACGACGGCAAGGTCAACATCGCGTCGACGGATTCGGAGTCGGCTCAAAAGGCGATCCGGATCATCGAAGACCTGGTCATGGAAGCTGAGGTGGGGAAGACATATCTCGGCACGGTTACCCGGTTGGTCGATTTCGGCGCTTTCGTGGAAATCTTCCCCGGCACAGAGGGCCTGCTGCATATCTCCGAAGTGGCCGACTATCGCGTTCAGGACATCAACAGCGAACTCAAGCTTGGTGAACAGGTCCTGGTGAAGGTCCTCAGCATCGAGCCTCCGAACAAGATCCGTTTGAGCCGCAAAGCCGTTCTGCGCGAGGCGGCGGGCCTGCCGCCTGCGGAACCCAGCTCGCGACCGCCCCGGCGCGGAGACAGACCGCCGCGTGGAGGTGGACACGAGCGCGGCGGCCGTGACCGGGAACGGAGGCCAGGCGGGGGCGGTGGCCGGCGCTTCAACCACTGATCCTTATGGGACGAACACTGCAGGTCGCGCCGCCAGGCGCGACCTGCTGATATATGGGAAGTGATGAGCCATGAGTAAAGCGCTCATCACTGCTGATCATGCACCGAAACGACATCCTGAATCTTCTCGAACAGGTTCAAAAGGGGGCGCTGACGCCTCATCAGGGAGTGAAGCGCCTGGAGAGCCTTCCCTTCGAAGATTTGGGCTTCGCGCGGGTTGATCATCATCGCACCCTGCGGCAGGGTTTCCCCGAAGTGATTTTCGGCCTGAAGAAAAAACCCGGGCATGTGGCTGCCATCGTGCGCAGCCTGCTGCCGCAAAAGACCAACATTCTCATTACCCGCTGTCCTCGGAATGTTTACGCCGCCGTGCGGCGGGTGACCCGGAAGGCGCAATACCATGAGATGGCTCAGGCTGCCAGCATCATTCAGGATGCCACGATCCACGGCGACGGGATAATCCATGTTGTTTGCGCCGGCACCTCCGACATTCCGGTGGCGGAGGAAGCAGTGCTGACCGCACGCGTGATGGGAAATGAAGTCGAAACCACTTTTGATGCCGGTGTGGCAGGGATTCATCGCCTGCTGAGCGCGCGCGAGGCTCTGGCACGCGCCCGGGCCATCATCGTGGTTGCCGGGATGGAGGGGGCTCTGCCCAGCGTGGTGGGCGGAATGGTGAGTGTCCCCGTGATCGCTGTCCCTACCAGTATCGGCTACGGCAGCTCCTTTGGCGGGCTCACCGCGTTGCTTGCCATGCTGAACAGTTGCGCGTCGAACGTAACGGTAGTCAACATCGACAACGGCTTCGGCGCGGGTTTCGTCGCCAGCCTGATCAACCGCAAAAGATCGTGACTTTCGGTCGAAAGCAGGATCCCGGAGTCGGTCGAAAACGCGCCGATATCTTAACTAACTGATGTTAAAAGAGTTGCGGCTCTCATCGCCGACAGCACTTTGATTTTCCCGGCCTCCAATCTATTTCCTTGCTCCTGACCCCGGGCTTTGGTCGAATGTCGGATTCTGAGGGCTGGCTTTTCTTTTTCACTCTGCTATCATTTCTGAACTAAAAACCTCGAGCGTAATCGTATGCCTTTATACTCCGATGGCGTGCTTGATGAAGTGCGTAACTCCGTCAACATCGTCTCACTGGTTTCCGAGTATCTCGCGCTGAAGAAACGCGGGCGGAACCACGTGGCGCGCTGCCCGTTTCACACCGAGAAGACGCCTTCGTTCAACGTCAGCGAGGACAAGCAGATCTTCCACTGCTTCGGTTGCGGCGTGGGTGGGGACCTTTTCAAGTTCGTGATGCAGATCGAGCAGATTTCCTTTCCTGAGGCGGTGCGTTTCGTTGCTGAGAGGTATGGCATCGCGCTGCCGCAGCCGGCGGTACGGGAAGAGCCCAGCACCGGCAGCGACAGCGACACGATGCGCAAGGCCGCAGAGGCTGCCGCGCTCTTTTTCCACCATGCGCTGCTCGAGACCGAGGAAGGGCGCTCGCCCCTGGCTTACCTGCAGGGAAGAGGGGTGACTCGGGAGACGATCGACCGTTTCAAGCTCGGATATTCGCCGGCCGGGGGAACCTCGCTTCTGGTCCACCTGCAGAAAAAGGGCTTCCCGGTTGCGGCCTTGGAGGAATGTGGCCTGGTCAAGCGCTCCGAGGATGGCAGCCGCCATTACGACGCCTTTCGCGGCCGGATCATGTTCCCGATCACCGACATCCGCGGCCGTGTCATTGCCTTTGGCGGCCGCGCTCTTGGAGATCATCAGCCGAAGTATTTGAATTCCCCCGAGAGCAGGCTCTATAATAAGAGCCGGAATCTCTTCGGGTTGAGCTATGCCCGGGGAGGGATCCAAAAGTCAGACTATGCCGTGCTGGTCGAGGGGTACATGGATTTTCTTATCCCTTTCCAGCACGGAATAGAGAACGTGGTTGCCTCGCTGGGTACCAGCCTGACTCCTCAACAGGTGAAGTTGCTCGGGCGGTATACCCGTGAGGTAGTAGTCAGCTATGATCCTGATTCTGCAGGGCTTGCGGCAACACAAAGATCACTCGACCTTTTCCTGGAGGAGGATTTTCGGGTTCGGGTATTCAGATTGCCCGAAGGGCAGG is drawn from Terriglobia bacterium and contains these coding sequences:
- a CDS encoding AAA family ATPase, with protein sequence MYESYYGLKEKPFSLTPDPEFLYLNEGFRGALDCAIYGIQRQEGFTTIVGDVGTGKTTFCRALLGKLNQSIRTALILNPLLNEEEILKAVLQDFGVKPSHHQPAPDVATRELPYDPSWMQGLTKKELIDELNCFLLEGAERGEFSLIIIDEAQDLSMGVLEQLRILSNLETAKKKLLQFILVGQLELAQKLRLPGLRQLNQRITIRYALKPLSKQDMVQYIDHRLSVAGSKKRVGFTNGALRSIYSNSKGYPRLINIICDRSLLAGYSQRTRLVTGSMVRSAARGIRWKRQRIKIRFVGSKKLIVPIAALLALALLAALFFWIRHGSLPDLSANFSRALSWSSLALANLRR
- the rpsO gene encoding 30S ribosomal protein S15, which codes for MSLTREKKTGIVDAYRTHSTDTGSPEVQIAILSERIAYLTEHFKVHAKDHHSRRGLLKMVGKRRRLLDYLKSKDINRYRTVIERLGMRK
- the pnp gene encoding polyribonucleotide nucleotidyltransferase produces the protein MKYRVATEIGGLEFSIEMGKVATQADGAAYVSYGDTVVLATACALKEPREGVDFFPLTVDYRENTYAAGKIPGGFFKREGRPSEKEILTSRLIDRPLRPLFPEGYCSEVQVIALVLSADKENDPDVMSITGASTALYCSPIPFNDPIAGVRVGLMDGQLVANPPFTKLKDSSLNLIVAGTEDAIVMVEAGAQQITEETMIEALDFAHDNIRKLIALQKELYAMIQPVKREIVKPVLDQAEYARIEQAYGQAISDALHIKGKLNSYGRLDEISKEIVSPIPEEEEERRSQASAIFQHIMEKIFRKEILSDRIRPDGRRFDEIRPITIEVGLLPRTHGSALFTRGETQALVTATLGTADDEQRMDTLEGESFKRFMLHYNFPPFSVGEVKPLRGPGRREIGHGALAERSILPVMPVEEAFPYTVRVVSDILESNGSSSMATICGGILALMDAGVPIASPVAGVAMGLVKEGDKYAVLTDIAGAEDHYGDMDFKVAGTAKGITGLQMDIKIGGITRQIMAEALAQAKEGRLFILQRMVDALGAPRSEISTYAPRIITIQIPKDKIGGVIGSGGKTIRGIIEQTGVKIDIEDDGKVNIASTDSESAQKAIRIIEDLVMEAEVGKTYLGTVTRLVDFGAFVEIFPGTEGLLHISEVADYRVQDINSELKLGEQVLVKVLSIEPPNKIRLSRKAVLREAAGLPPAEPSSRPPRRGDRPPRGGGHERGGRDRERRPGGGGGRRFNH
- the larB gene encoding nickel pincer cofactor biosynthesis protein LarB is translated as MHRNDILNLLEQVQKGALTPHQGVKRLESLPFEDLGFARVDHHRTLRQGFPEVIFGLKKKPGHVAAIVRSLLPQKTNILITRCPRNVYAAVRRVTRKAQYHEMAQAASIIQDATIHGDGIIHVVCAGTSDIPVAEEAVLTARVMGNEVETTFDAGVAGIHRLLSAREALARARAIIVVAGMEGALPSVVGGMVSVPVIAVPTSIGYGSSFGGLTALLAMLNSCASNVTVVNIDNGFGAGFVASLINRKRS
- the dnaG gene encoding DNA primase, which translates into the protein MPLYSDGVLDEVRNSVNIVSLVSEYLALKKRGRNHVARCPFHTEKTPSFNVSEDKQIFHCFGCGVGGDLFKFVMQIEQISFPEAVRFVAERYGIALPQPAVREEPSTGSDSDTMRKAAEAAALFFHHALLETEEGRSPLAYLQGRGVTRETIDRFKLGYSPAGGTSLLVHLQKKGFPVAALEECGLVKRSEDGSRHYDAFRGRIMFPITDIRGRVIAFGGRALGDHQPKYLNSPESRLYNKSRNLFGLSYARGGIQKSDYAVLVEGYMDFLIPFQHGIENVVASLGTSLTPQQVKLLGRYTREVVVSYDPDSAGLAATQRSLDLFLEEDFRVRVFRLPEGQDPDAFVRSAGAKEYLDRLRKSAPYLEFVLETALQSRGGLGDPKSKVQVLNAVLPYLAKVPNAVERSDYVFHFARKLQIEDQQLLAEVKRAAQQKKTRLREAPLASMGAMKFAEKRLLQFLLNHSTLQPHILSLCSDRDFEGLATERVFTVLLDDFRLGVVTTFESLHRKFAGEAEQVMLAQLQMEEVPENFSRETAESFLCALRSIKLESKKQEILTKIAEAVERKDDTLLNHLIEQRVQVDRELVSLSRK